In the Phaeobacter gallaeciensis genome, one interval contains:
- a CDS encoding ABC transporter substrate-binding protein produces MTFRSILFAAGSALALSTAAAWAKDSVTIGLQLEPPHLDPTSAAAGAIDQVLYSNVFEGLTRFMGDGSVVPGLAKSWDISEDGLTYTFHLHDGVTFHDGTSMDAEDVKFSLDRARAEDSTNAQKALFSDIADVTVVDPMTVKVTLSQPNGSLLFNLAWGDAVIVAPESIEDIKTAPMGTGAFKFAGWVQGDRIDLEKNADYWGTPAKLDKATFKFISDPTAAFAAVMAEDVDAFSGFPAPENLPQFDADPRFQVLVGSTEGETILSTNNKQAPFDNVKVREALAHAIDRQAIIDGAMFGYGTPIGTHFAPHNPAYVDLTGQSAFDPEKAKALLAEAGLPDGFETTLHLPPPSYARRGGEIIAAQLANVGIKAEIINVEWAQWLETVFRGKNFGLTIVSHTEPMDIGIYARPEYYFQYDNPDFQQLMTDLNGTTDPDQRTAMLQQAQQIIADDYVNGYLFQLASLSVAKADLQGLWANAPTQATDLTAVSWAE; encoded by the coding sequence GTGACATTCAGATCCATCCTCTTTGCCGCCGGTTCCGCGCTGGCGCTGAGCACCGCAGCCGCCTGGGCCAAAGACAGCGTCACCATCGGTCTGCAGCTGGAACCGCCGCATCTGGACCCGACCAGCGCCGCTGCCGGGGCCATCGATCAGGTCCTCTACTCCAACGTCTTCGAAGGTCTGACCCGCTTTATGGGGGATGGCTCGGTTGTGCCGGGTCTCGCCAAAAGCTGGGACATTTCCGAGGACGGTCTGACCTATACATTCCACCTGCACGACGGCGTCACCTTCCATGACGGCACCAGCATGGACGCCGAAGACGTGAAATTCAGCCTGGACCGCGCCCGCGCCGAAGACAGCACAAATGCGCAAAAGGCGCTGTTCTCGGACATCGCAGATGTCACCGTGGTTGATCCGATGACCGTCAAAGTCACGCTGAGCCAGCCTAACGGCAGCCTGCTGTTCAATCTGGCCTGGGGCGATGCCGTGATCGTGGCGCCGGAAAGCATCGAGGACATCAAGACCGCGCCGATGGGCACCGGTGCCTTCAAATTCGCAGGCTGGGTGCAGGGCGACCGCATCGATCTGGAAAAGAACGCCGATTACTGGGGCACCCCCGCGAAACTGGACAAGGCCACCTTCAAGTTCATCTCGGACCCCACCGCCGCCTTTGCAGCCGTGATGGCCGAGGATGTCGATGCTTTTTCCGGCTTCCCCGCGCCCGAGAACCTGCCGCAGTTCGACGCCGATCCGCGGTTCCAGGTTCTGGTCGGTTCGACCGAGGGGGAAACCATCCTGTCGACCAACAACAAACAGGCGCCCTTTGACAATGTGAAGGTGCGCGAGGCGCTGGCCCATGCCATCGACCGTCAGGCCATCATCGATGGCGCCATGTTCGGCTATGGCACTCCGATCGGCACCCATTTTGCGCCGCACAACCCGGCCTATGTGGATCTGACCGGTCAGTCCGCCTTTGATCCGGAAAAGGCCAAGGCGCTGCTGGCCGAGGCCGGTCTGCCGGACGGATTTGAAACCACCCTGCACCTGCCGCCGCCCTCTTATGCCCGCCGTGGCGGTGAGATCATCGCCGCCCAGCTGGCAAATGTCGGCATCAAGGCCGAGATCATCAACGTGGAATGGGCGCAGTGGCTGGAAACCGTGTTCCGCGGCAAGAACTTTGGCCTGACCATCGTCAGCCATACCGAGCCGATGGACATCGGGATCTATGCCCGCCCGGAATACTACTTCCAGTATGACAATCCGGACTTCCAGCAGCTGATGACCGACCTGAACGGCACCACCGATCCCGATCAGCGGACCGCGATGCTGCAGCAGGCGCAACAGATCATCGCCGACGACTACGTCAACGGCTACCTGTTCCAGCTGGCTTCTCTCAGCGTGGCAAAGGCTGATCTTCAGGGTCTTTGGGCCAATGCGCCGACACAGGCGACCGATCTGACTGCTGTCAGTTGGGCCGAATAA
- the panB gene encoding 3-methyl-2-oxobutanoate hydroxymethyltransferase, translating to MSANLQTKAITAEDIRARKGQDPIVSLTAYTTPMAGLMDDTCDFVLVGDSVGMVLHGLPSTLGVTMEMMVLHGQAVARGLKRALMVIDMPFGSYEEGPAQAFGNAARLMRETGAGAVKLEGGVEMAETIRFLVKRGIPVMAHIGLTPQSINTLGGYKVQGRDEQAETVIADAHAVAEAGAFAVVLEKVPQVLADQITAEIAIPTIGIGASAGCDGQVLVLDDMLGMFAAFKPKFVKRYADLGPMAEAAIKEYATEVRSRSFPAAEHVFADAAPGAKKD from the coding sequence ATGAGCGCGAACCTCCAGACCAAGGCCATCACGGCCGAAGATATCCGCGCCCGAAAGGGCCAGGATCCCATCGTCAGCCTGACAGCCTATACCACCCCGATGGCGGGGCTGATGGATGACACATGCGATTTCGTTCTGGTGGGGGATAGTGTCGGCATGGTGCTGCATGGGCTGCCCTCGACTCTGGGCGTCACCATGGAGATGATGGTCCTGCACGGTCAGGCGGTGGCGCGGGGGCTGAAACGGGCGCTGATGGTGATCGACATGCCTTTTGGCAGCTACGAGGAGGGCCCGGCACAGGCCTTTGGCAATGCGGCGCGGCTGATGCGCGAAACCGGTGCTGGCGCGGTCAAGTTGGAAGGCGGGGTCGAGATGGCCGAGACCATCCGGTTTCTTGTCAAACGCGGCATCCCGGTGATGGCGCATATCGGTCTGACGCCGCAGTCGATCAACACGCTGGGCGGGTACAAGGTGCAGGGCCGCGATGAGCAGGCAGAGACGGTGATTGCCGATGCCCACGCCGTTGCCGAGGCTGGCGCCTTTGCCGTGGTGCTGGAAAAGGTGCCGCAGGTCCTGGCCGATCAGATCACCGCAGAGATCGCCATTCCGACCATTGGTATCGGCGCCTCGGCAGGCTGTGACGGGCAGGTTCTGGTACTGGATGACATGCTGGGCATGTTCGCCGCCTTCAAACCGAAGTTTGTCAAACGCTACGCCGATCTTGGCCCCATGGCCGAGGCCGCGATCAAGGAATACGCGACCGAGGTGCGCAGCCGCAGTTTTCCGGCGGCTGAACATGTTTTCGCGGATGCGGCGCCCGGCGCCAAGAAGGACTGA
- the panC gene encoding pantoate--beta-alanine ligase, which produces MTVPILRRLADLRAQHATWIRAGEVVGVVPTMGALHAGHLSLVEAAKATCDRVIVTIFVNPRQFNSPEDLAKYPRTERADAEKLAPFDVDVVYVPDPDQIYPDGYATSVSVEGITDVLEGTFRPGHFDGVATVVAKLFLQTGAHKAFFGEKDFQQLMVVRRMARDLDIPIEVVGCPTVREDSGLAMSSRNMRLSVEALEKAGRLYPIMTGCADRLAAGETFDQIEPEARAALQAAGFGEVEYLDLRCADTLAPLQTPTRPARLLVAAWLDGVRLIDNIAVPQLSD; this is translated from the coding sequence ATGACTGTTCCTATTCTGCGCCGCCTTGCGGACCTGCGCGCGCAACACGCCACCTGGATCCGCGCGGGTGAAGTTGTCGGCGTCGTGCCCACCATGGGCGCCCTGCACGCTGGGCACCTGTCGCTGGTCGAGGCGGCCAAGGCTACTTGTGACCGGGTGATCGTGACCATTTTCGTGAACCCGCGGCAATTCAACAGCCCCGAGGATCTGGCCAAATACCCGCGCACCGAACGGGCGGATGCCGAAAAACTCGCGCCGTTTGATGTCGATGTGGTCTATGTTCCGGACCCCGATCAGATCTATCCCGATGGCTATGCCACCTCGGTCTCGGTCGAAGGTATCACAGACGTTCTGGAGGGCACATTCCGGCCTGGACATTTCGATGGTGTCGCCACTGTCGTGGCCAAGCTGTTCCTGCAGACCGGCGCCCACAAGGCGTTTTTTGGCGAAAAGGATTTCCAGCAGCTGATGGTGGTGCGCCGCATGGCGCGGGATCTCGATATCCCGATCGAAGTGGTTGGCTGCCCCACCGTACGCGAAGACTCTGGTCTTGCCATGTCCTCGCGCAATATGCGCCTGTCGGTGGAGGCTTTGGAGAAGGCCGGTCGGCTTTATCCCATCATGACGGGCTGCGCGGACCGACTGGCTGCCGGGGAAACCTTCGACCAGATCGAGCCAGAGGCGCGCGCCGCCCTGCAGGCCGCGGGTTTTGGTGAGGTCGAGTATCTGGACCTGCGCTGCGCTGACACTCTGGCACCGCTGCAAACCCCAACCCGGCCCGCGCGGCTCCTGGTGGCGGCATGGCTCGATGGGGTGCGGCTGATCGACAATATCGCGGTTCCGCAACTAAGTGATTAG
- the glpK gene encoding glycerol kinase GlpK has protein sequence MSFILAIDQGTTSTRAILFDGDMQVAHTAQQEFPQYFPQAGWVEHDPEEIWSSTLEVCRRVISEQGISASDITAIGITNQRETTVVWDRETGQPIHKAIVWQDRRTSAICEELRTAGHGDLVHKTTGLLLDPYFSGTKVKWILDTVPGARSRAAEGKLMFGTVDSFLIWRLTGGAAHVTDATNAARTLMYDIREGGWSAEICEVLDVPMQMLPEVKDCAADFGIAAAEHFGAEIPILGVAGDQQAATIGQACFQPGMMKSTYGTGCFALLNTGATPVESRNRMLTTIAYQLDGQPTYALEGSIFIAGAAVQWLRDGLGIIGSAQETGGLAASADPGQDVILVPAFTGLGAPYWEPDCRGGMFGLTRNSGPAEFARAALQSVAYQTRDLWEAMRADWQEAAEDSVTLRVDGGMSASDWTMQSLSDILGAPVDRPVMQETTALGAAWLAGMKAGIYPDQSGFAATWARDRQFTPAMEADQREAAYGRWKRAVQAVIGV, from the coding sequence ATGAGTTTTATTCTGGCGATCGACCAGGGCACGACCTCGACGCGGGCGATTTTGTTCGACGGGGACATGCAGGTCGCCCATACCGCGCAGCAGGAGTTCCCGCAGTATTTCCCGCAGGCCGGCTGGGTGGAACACGACCCCGAAGAAATCTGGTCCTCCACGCTGGAGGTCTGTCGCCGGGTGATCTCGGAACAGGGCATCTCGGCATCTGATATCACCGCCATCGGCATCACCAATCAGCGCGAAACCACGGTGGTCTGGGACCGGGAAACCGGCCAGCCCATCCACAAGGCCATCGTCTGGCAGGACCGCCGCACCTCGGCGATCTGCGAAGAGCTGCGGACCGCCGGGCATGGCGATCTGGTACACAAGACGACGGGTCTGCTGCTTGATCCCTATTTTTCCGGCACCAAGGTCAAGTGGATCCTCGACACTGTGCCCGGCGCCCGCAGCCGCGCGGCCGAGGGCAAGCTGATGTTCGGCACCGTGGACAGTTTCCTGATCTGGCGGTTGACCGGCGGCGCCGCCCATGTGACCGATGCCACCAATGCTGCGCGCACGCTGATGTATGACATCCGCGAAGGCGGCTGGAGCGCCGAGATCTGTGAGGTCCTGGATGTGCCAATGCAGATGCTGCCCGAGGTCAAGGACTGCGCCGCAGACTTCGGCATCGCTGCGGCCGAGCATTTCGGCGCTGAAATCCCGATCCTCGGCGTGGCGGGGGATCAGCAGGCGGCCACCATCGGTCAGGCCTGTTTCCAACCCGGCATGATGAAATCCACCTATGGCACCGGTTGTTTTGCATTGCTCAATACCGGCGCGACACCGGTTGAATCCCGCAACCGGATGCTGACCACCATCGCCTATCAGCTGGATGGCCAGCCGACCTATGCGCTGGAAGGATCGATCTTTATCGCGGGCGCAGCGGTGCAATGGCTGCGCGACGGGTTGGGCATCATCGGCTCGGCGCAGGAAACCGGCGGTCTGGCAGCCTCGGCAGACCCCGGGCAGGACGTGATCCTGGTGCCGGCCTTCACTGGCCTCGGCGCGCCCTATTGGGAACCGGATTGCCGTGGTGGCATGTTTGGTCTCACCCGCAATTCCGGCCCGGCGGAATTCGCCCGTGCCGCATTGCAAAGCGTCGCCTATCAGACCCGCGATCTGTGGGAGGCGATGCGCGCCGACTGGCAGGAGGCTGCCGAGGACAGCGTCACCCTGCGCGTCGATGGCGGGATGAGCGCCAGCGACTGGACCATGCAAAGCCTGTCGGACATCCTCGGGGCCCCGGTCGACCGGCCGGTAATGCAGGAAACCACGGCGCTGGGCGCGGCCTGGCTGGCGGGCATGAAGGCCGGTATTTATCCCGACCAGAGCGGCTTTGCCGCAACCTGGGCCCGGGATCGCCAGTTCACACCCGCGATGGAGGCGGACCAGAGAGAGGCCGCCTACGGTCGCTGGAAACGGGCGGTGCAGGCGGTGATCGGCGTCTGA
- a CDS encoding flavin-dependent oxidoreductase, with amino-acid sequence MTLLIAGGGIAGLTLGLTLHQIGVPFHICESAPELKPMGVGINLQPNAVRELLDLGLEKELDAIGVRTRQLGFYTKLGKTIWEEPRGMDAGYAWPQYSVHRGALQMMLYEALVARAGAECISTGARATGFETTPEGAVLLLDDGRRLGGRLLIAADGIHSALRKQMYPNEGEPIWNGRILWRATTQAPVWSGGGAMVMIGHNALRMVAYPISDPGSDGLATINWIAEKSFDPSAAWKKEDWNRAADIEDFVGDFEDWTFDWIDVPGLIRGADVVYEYPMVDRDPLPKWTDGSVTLMGDAAHPTYPVGSNGASQAILDARLIGAELLRHGLTPAALEAYEAAVRPLTTNVGLANRSAGGPDAVLQMVEDLCGGDFETVEDVIPMEDLAAHAAKYKSIAGFSIEELNARPRTIAEGAQLD; translated from the coding sequence ATGACCCTTCTCATCGCAGGTGGCGGTATTGCCGGCCTGACACTTGGATTGACGCTGCACCAGATCGGTGTGCCCTTTCACATCTGCGAATCCGCGCCCGAGCTGAAACCAATGGGGGTTGGCATCAACCTGCAACCCAATGCGGTGCGGGAACTCTTGGATCTGGGGCTGGAAAAGGAACTGGACGCCATCGGCGTGCGCACCCGGCAGCTGGGGTTCTACACCAAGCTGGGCAAGACGATCTGGGAAGAACCGCGTGGCATGGATGCAGGCTATGCCTGGCCGCAGTATTCGGTGCACCGCGGCGCCCTTCAGATGATGCTTTATGAGGCGCTGGTGGCCCGCGCCGGGGCAGAATGCATTTCGACCGGTGCCCGCGCCACCGGCTTTGAAACCACACCCGAGGGCGCCGTGCTTTTGCTCGACGATGGGCGGCGTCTTGGGGGACGGTTGCTGATTGCGGCCGACGGCATCCACTCGGCCCTGCGCAAACAGATGTACCCGAACGAAGGCGAGCCGATCTGGAACGGCCGGATCCTGTGGCGCGCCACGACGCAGGCCCCGGTCTGGAGCGGTGGCGGCGCCATGGTGATGATCGGCCACAACGCCCTGCGCATGGTGGCCTATCCGATTTCGGACCCCGGCAGCGACGGTCTGGCAACGATCAACTGGATCGCCGAGAAAAGCTTTGATCCGAGTGCCGCCTGGAAGAAGGAAGACTGGAACCGCGCGGCGGATATCGAGGATTTTGTCGGCGACTTCGAGGACTGGACATTCGACTGGATCGACGTACCCGGCCTGATCCGCGGCGCTGATGTGGTTTATGAATACCCGATGGTGGACCGCGATCCGTTGCCGAAATGGACCGACGGATCAGTGACGTTGATGGGCGATGCGGCGCATCCGACCTATCCTGTCGGCTCGAATGGGGCGAGCCAGGCCATTCTTGATGCCCGCCTGATCGGCGCCGAACTGCTGCGGCACGGGCTGACCCCTGCCGCGCTGGAAGCCTATGAGGCGGCGGTGCGCCCGCTGACCACCAACGTCGGCCTCGCCAACCGCAGCGCCGGCGGCCCGGATGCGGTGCTGCAGATGGTCGAGGATCTCTGCGGTGGCGATTTCGAGACCGTCGAGGATGTGATCCCCATGGAGGATCTGGCCGCCCATGCGGCGAAGTACAAATCCATCGCCGGCTTCAGCATCGAAGAGCTGAACGCCCGCCCCCGCACGATAGCCGAAGGCGCTCAGCTGGACTGA
- the idi gene encoding isopentenyl-diphosphate Delta-isomerase: MTHPIPAWVNGELTPVEKLAAHEQGLKHKAVSVFVVKGTEILMQRRAMGKYHTPGLWANTCCTHPMWDEASSACAVRRMGEELGITGLYPEFRHQLEYRADVGHSMIEHEVVDVFLAHAHRPLNLEPNPDEVMDTRWIDYHDLIAEVQRHPDRFTPWLKIYLGNYADVIFGPDLIIAAQD; encoded by the coding sequence ATGACTCATCCGATCCCGGCCTGGGTGAACGGCGAACTGACACCGGTTGAAAAGCTTGCGGCCCATGAACAAGGGCTGAAGCACAAGGCCGTGTCGGTCTTCGTGGTCAAAGGCACCGAAATCCTGATGCAGCGCCGCGCCATGGGCAAGTATCACACCCCCGGGCTGTGGGCGAACACCTGCTGCACCCATCCGATGTGGGACGAGGCCTCCTCTGCCTGCGCCGTGCGTCGCATGGGCGAAGAACTTGGCATTACCGGCCTTTACCCCGAATTCCGCCACCAGCTGGAATACCGCGCCGATGTCGGACACAGCATGATCGAACACGAGGTGGTCGATGTCTTTCTGGCCCATGCCCATCGGCCGCTGAACCTGGAGCCCAATCCGGACGAGGTGATGGACACGCGCTGGATCGACTATCACGACCTGATCGCAGAGGTGCAGCGCCACCCCGACCGGTTTACCCCTTGGCTGAAGATCTATCTTGGCAACTACGCCGATGTCATCTTTGGCCCCGATCTGATCATCGCCGCCCAGGATTGA
- a CDS encoding c-type cytochrome, with amino-acid sequence MKRLMSAAVIGLLAVPAFAEGDAAKGEKGFKKCKSCHMVVSDSGETIVKGGKTGPNLWGVAGRPAGSYEGFKYGSDMTAAGEAGLVWTEENFVAFTHDPRGFLREYLDDSGAKSKMSFKLKKGGEDIYAFLAEHGPAASE; translated from the coding sequence ATGAAACGTCTGATGTCCGCCGCCGTAATTGGCCTTCTCGCCGTCCCCGCCTTCGCCGAAGGCGATGCCGCCAAGGGCGAAAAGGGATTCAAGAAATGCAAATCCTGCCACATGGTCGTCTCGGACAGCGGCGAAACCATCGTCAAGGGCGGCAAGACCGGTCCGAACCTCTGGGGTGTCGCTGGTCGTCCGGCAGGCAGCTACGAAGGTTTCAAATACGGTAGTGACATGACCGCCGCCGGTGAAGCAGGCCTGGTCTGGACCGAAGAGAACTTTGTCGCCTTCACGCATGACCCCCGTGGCTTCCTGCGCGAATACCTGGACGACAGCGGTGCAAAATCGAAAATGTCCTTCAAGCTGAAAAAAGGCGGCGAAGACATCTATGCCTTCCTGGCCGAGCACGGACCCGCCGCCTCTGAATAA
- a CDS encoding P1 family peptidase, producing the protein MRPGPRNLITDVPGLLVGNAADDDLKSGTTVLTAKDGLTASVHVMGGAPGTRETDLLAPDKSVAKIDALVLSGGSAFGLDACSGVVDALRAAGRGFQLGPAVIPLVPGAIIFDLLNGGNKDWQDNPYRALGRAAFEAAGEEFAIGTAGAGTGALTAMVKGGLGSASFVLDSGVTVGALVAANPMGAVTTPGDRHFWAAPFEVDDEFGGLGPDPRGGLGQALNSRKMQTMRAQAGAEPIPEERGNTTIAIVATDADLTKAQCQRMATAAHDGIGRATVPAHAPGDGDLVFAATTGARPLASPEAELGQIGHAAALCLSRAIGRAIYNAEPANGDLLPCWSGASGTPSQ; encoded by the coding sequence ATGCGTCCCGGACCCCGCAACCTGATCACCGACGTGCCCGGCCTGCTGGTCGGCAATGCAGCGGATGATGACCTGAAATCAGGCACCACGGTGCTGACGGCCAAGGACGGCCTGACGGCCTCGGTCCATGTCATGGGCGGGGCCCCGGGGACGCGGGAAACCGATCTTCTGGCGCCCGACAAATCGGTCGCCAAGATCGACGCGCTGGTGCTGTCGGGCGGCTCGGCCTTTGGCCTCGATGCCTGTTCCGGTGTGGTGGATGCGCTGCGCGCGGCGGGCCGGGGGTTCCAACTCGGACCAGCGGTGATCCCGCTGGTGCCCGGCGCCATCATCTTTGACCTGCTGAACGGCGGCAACAAGGACTGGCAGGACAACCCCTATCGCGCCCTTGGCCGCGCTGCGTTCGAGGCCGCAGGGGAAGAGTTTGCCATCGGCACCGCCGGGGCAGGCACTGGCGCGCTCACCGCAATGGTCAAGGGCGGGCTTGGCTCGGCCTCCTTCGTGCTCGACAGCGGTGTCACCGTTGGCGCCCTTGTCGCGGCCAACCCGATGGGCGCCGTCACCACGCCGGGGGATCGCCATTTCTGGGCCGCCCCGTTTGAGGTCGATGACGAATTCGGCGGCCTAGGTCCGGATCCACGGGGCGGATTGGGTCAGGCGCTGAACAGCCGCAAGATGCAGACCATGCGGGCGCAGGCCGGGGCCGAACCAATCCCCGAGGAGCGCGGCAATACCACCATTGCCATCGTCGCCACCGACGCCGATCTGACCAAGGCGCAGTGCCAGCGCATGGCCACCGCCGCCCATGACGGCATTGGCCGCGCCACCGTTCCGGCCCATGCGCCGGGCGATGGCGATCTGGTCTTTGCCGCCACCACCGGCGCCCGCCCTCTGGCATCGCCCGAGGCCGAATTGGGCCAGATCGGCCATGCTGCGGCGCTGTGCCTCAGCCGCGCCATCGGTCGTGCAATCTATAACGCAGAGCCCGCCAACGGCGACCTTTTGCCCTGCTGGAGCGGTGCGTCCGGCACCCCGTCGCAGTAG
- a CDS encoding SDR family oxidoreductase, whose protein sequence is MRLAGKTAIVTGGASGFGAGIVEKFLAEGAKVMIADINGDAAAAMAADLGPNAIAQAVDVADGASVHAMAEAALTAFGQVDILVNNAGVTHLPTPLDEVSEEDFDRVFNVNMKSVYLTARALVPHMKSRKTGAILNVASTAGVSPRPNLNWYNASKGWMITATRTMAVELAPSGVRVNAINPVAGETPLLKSFMGEDTPEVRAKFLSTIPLGRFSTPEDMGNAACFLCSDEASMVTGVAMEVDGGRCI, encoded by the coding sequence ATGCGGCTTGCAGGAAAAACAGCGATTGTCACGGGTGGTGCCTCGGGATTTGGCGCGGGCATTGTAGAAAAGTTTCTGGCCGAAGGGGCCAAGGTGATGATTGCGGACATCAACGGGGATGCCGCAGCCGCCATGGCGGCGGATCTGGGCCCGAATGCCATCGCGCAGGCGGTCGACGTTGCGGACGGTGCATCGGTCCATGCCATGGCAGAGGCTGCGCTGACCGCCTTTGGCCAAGTGGACATTCTGGTCAACAATGCCGGCGTCACACATCTGCCGACCCCGCTGGATGAGGTGTCAGAGGAAGATTTCGACCGGGTGTTCAACGTGAACATGAAATCGGTCTATCTGACCGCCCGCGCCCTGGTGCCGCACATGAAGAGCCGCAAAACCGGCGCCATCCTCAATGTTGCCTCCACGGCTGGCGTGTCGCCGCGCCCCAACCTCAACTGGTATAATGCGTCAAAGGGCTGGATGATCACCGCGACCCGTACCATGGCGGTGGAGCTGGCGCCCAGCGGCGTACGCGTCAACGCGATCAACCCGGTGGCCGGTGAAACACCGCTGCTGAAATCCTTCATGGGCGAGGACACCCCCGAGGTGCGCGCCAAGTTCCTGTCGACCATCCCGCTGGGCCGGTTCTCCACGCCTGAGGACATGGGCAATGCCGCCTGTTTCCTGTGCTCGGACGAGGCCAGCATGGTCACCGGTGTCGCCATGGAAGTGGACGGCGGTCGCTGCATCTGA
- the arfB gene encoding alternative ribosome rescue aminoacyl-tRNA hydrolase ArfB: MIRIDNDIALQDWEITESFIRASGPGGQNVNKVATAVELRFEAARSPSLTPAVKARLKRLAGRRWTKEGAIILHCDETRSQQRNRDIVRDRLADLVRQALVAPKRRIATKPTRGSVRRRLEAKKQRGQIKAGRGKIDPD, encoded by the coding sequence ATGATACGGATCGACAACGATATCGCCCTGCAGGACTGGGAAATCACCGAAAGCTTCATCCGCGCCTCTGGGCCGGGTGGGCAGAACGTGAACAAGGTGGCCACCGCCGTCGAACTGCGCTTCGAAGCCGCGCGCTCGCCCTCGCTGACACCGGCGGTCAAGGCGCGCCTGAAACGTCTGGCCGGGCGGCGCTGGACCAAGGAAGGCGCCATTATCCTGCATTGCGACGAAACCCGCTCGCAGCAGCGCAACCGCGATATCGTGCGCGATAGGCTCGCTGATCTGGTGCGCCAGGCGCTGGTGGCCCCAAAACGGCGGATCGCCACCAAACCGACACGCGGCTCGGTGCGCCGCCGCCTGGAGGCCAAGAAACAGCGCGGCCAGATCAAGGCCGGCCGTGGCAAGATCGACCCGGACTGA